In Zygosaccharomyces rouxii strain CBS732 chromosome F complete sequence, a single window of DNA contains:
- a CDS encoding uncharacterized protein (similar to uniprot|Q03787 Saccharomyces cerevisiae YDR249C Hypothetical ORF): MGYAIAGYPTRKRRGHRHKVKLLKHGKEDKLTNKRRKRDDGKVSIGMSELPVEIIQRIFIMSGNAAMYELNKFYHTILVPSTSLLSSMVWENYVWDPLQYGIELNEEDDDDNRHDGQKVLLMLETVFNVNAFWNYLTANMEILDSISRFIPTAVYQDFMSEGDSGKVVQWWEQDGLMDFPQVFYANFELFVYNRNFIRSLSRFFILKDPYIHLNELIHWFYDRNNNDDDDDDDELFFETVGLVLEIAKVEDGGIYSSEPLESLLDVLFVQNKSNKPIQTFTKFLNLFYSRENAQEHLSDPSLWRLLRSTSNMTVIDIVVNHGGQPHYGAFF; this comes from the coding sequence ATGGGGTATGCTATTGCTGGATATCCTACTAGGAAACGTAGAGGTCACAGACACAAGGTTAAACTACTGAAGCATGGCAAGGAGGATAAGCTCACTAATAAAAGAAGGAAACGTGATGACGGAAAAGTGTCTATCGGTATGAGTGAATTGCCCGTTGAGATAATACagagaatttttatcatgTCTGGGAATGCTGCTATGTAcgaattgaacaaattctACCATACTATATTGGTTCCCAGTACTTCTTTGCTTTCCAGTATGGTATGGGAGAACTACGTTTGGGATCCTTTGCAGTACGGTATTGAGttgaatgaagaagacgatgatgacAACCGTCATGATGGTCAGAAAGTTTTGTTGATGTTGGAAACAGTCTTCAATGTGAATGCGTTTTGGAATTATCTAACAGCTAATATGGAGATTTTGGATTCTATTTCGAGGTTTATACCGACGGCAGTTTACCAGGATTTTATGAGTGAGGGTGACAGTGGTAAAGTTGTTCAATGGTGGGAACAAGATGGCCTAATGGATTTCCCACAAGTTTTCTACGCAAATTTTGAGCTCTTTGTCTACAatagaaatttcatcagatcTCTTTCgagatttttcatcttaAAGGACCCATATATTCATCTTAACGAGTTAATTCATTGGTTTTATGATAGAaacaataatgatgatgatgatgacgatgacgaaCTTTTTTTCGAAACGGTTGGATTGGTACTAGAAATTGCTAAAGTGGAAGATGGGGGGATTTATTCGTCCGAACCGTTAGAATCACTTCTGGATGTTTTATTCGTACAGAATAAATCTAATAAACCAATACAaacttttaccaaattcttAAATCTTTTCTATTCAAGAGAGAACGCACAGGAGCATTTATCAGATCCTTCATTATGGCGACTGTTAAGATCCACTTCAAATATGACCGTTATCGACATTGTAGTGAACCATGGTGGACAACCGCATTATGGAGCTTTTTTCTGA
- a CDS encoding short-chain dehydrogenase/reductase (similar to uniprot|Q07530 Saccharomyces cerevisiae YDL114W Hypothetical ORF), whose product MYRFAVRCKEDVEEFVAPTFGRISLNRETIALVTGGSKGFGWQLVQKLALKGIRVIIADLGPPSVDLNPNGNIVYYPCNVAKYEQIKELHKTIIKNHGIVTLLFNNAGITCISPLQETSDSDIHKVIDVNYIGAYMMIQTFLPGIIEIGQGYIVNVASVLGIASPASLTSYGASKGGLIAYHNSLSQRLKRIKMRPVKTLLVCPGKLRTEMFANVQTPSKLLAPDVDPAELASQIINAIDHNSTRTLNSPYYVNLVPFIKNLNWPYLRILKNLSGMDKSTAAAARD is encoded by the coding sequence ATGTACCGTTTTGCTGTACGTTGTAAGGAAGATGTGGAAGAGTTCGTCGCCCCCACTTTTGGTAGAATTTCGTTGAATCGAGAAACCATTGCACTGGTGACGGGAGGTTCTAAAGGTTTTGGGTGgcaattggttcaaaaattggctCTGAAAGGTATAAGGGTGATTATTGCAGATTTGGGGCCACCTTCCGTCGATCTAAATCCTAATGGTAATATTGTATATTACCCTTGTAATGTGGCCAAGTACGAGCAGATAAAGGAGTTGCATAAGACAATCATAAAAAATCATGGTATTGTGACTCTGCTGTTTAATAATGCTGGTATAACTTGTATTTCGCCTTTACAGGAAACATCAGACAGTGATATACACAAAGTGATTGACGTGAACTATATTGGGGCCTATATGATGATTCAAACTTTCCTACCCGGtatcattgaaattggaCAAGGTTACATAGTAAATGTAGCATCTGTGCTGGGTATTGCGTCTCCTGCAAGCCTGACTTCCTATGGTGCCTCTAAAGGTGGACTCATTGCCTATCACAACTCTCTTAGTCAACGTCTTAAAAGGATTAAAATGAGACCCGTTAAAACTCTCTTAGTGTGCCCCGGAAAATTGAGAACAGAAATGTTTGCCAACGTACAGACACCTTCTAAATTATTAGCTCCCGATGTGGATCCTGCAGAATTGGCAAGTCAAATTATAAATGCCATTGATCACAATAGCACACGAACATTAAATTCCCCTTACTACGTCAACTTAGTGCCTTTTATTAAAAACCTTAACTGGCCTTATCTgaggattttgaaaaatctaagTGGAATGGACAAATCAACCGCTGCTGCTGCGAGAGattga
- the SVL3 gene encoding Svl3p (similar to uniprot|Q03088 Saccharomyces cerevisiae YPL032C SVL3 Protein of unknown function mutant phenotype suggests a potential role in vacuolar function green fluorescent protein (GFP)-fusion protein localizes to the cell periphery cytoplasm bud and bud neck), which yields MSSLLRVLVVGDNSNTLLYASRFRLAKSVELYHVSENKSNHFEVDTLAYGHDSFQLDNHFTSVAHLEEAMKQSGETGVIFDLIILSAMSLQEMSSLAMQLNPMININSKIFLESSGFVQLEQFVKMSMDLPQLNIFSIVTDYDLREVRPNQYKQFAAPGAQNCIYLGDSSSISSKKQSSVGASPAKYPKSVGTLLATFQKLFEKLFPQDKIDLCNGSQADFLSTMWTMAIPKICFDPLLILLEETDPQQLNHQVLAKPLISGLVTEVITILKSMGGKLPTHLESETELLAHWQSSYAGTGEMPAAVYHFVNRTSPLNIDMLLLQPILLADDYYIKTPYLEFLYSLMCQYQKLNDGSSKWFVRRETDELQNGGSNNIAVLTDENEHLQSQLVEVREQLAEKDSHLRKMEATAQQSGSQVQALQNQIASLREVIVGQSQKHDALTQELRQAQQQAQQVAPLQQLRDVNGSNEQEGSFTSAVGEPPRETTNNNPYSENYESSGTPDLRDIENFALLGVSYGDTPQRDASKQEQQQQQQPQQRAAPVHPTQHTPPPTATNVNGVNGVPAHSTATGGTSDLDRSLKERELEIRRKELELQEKELNFQKRAVQQQQHRQHKYAGVAAPVGGPVAGGGPPSPTLGSSRKPSHPQLQQAPGLRSNRTMHGATPGGFGPGGGYGDPMTGVNGKPPRATAGPSGYGLQAAAPSQPQGHYPPHAIKPTSRKNRHSNMPTIGNASSVGFRDYSRPTASAGAPVVSSRVNSMSTGNLQSVPVPKSVRQSSVPGMNFPGNGSNPRLATNGRAPGIIGPSSTGAGNNGVPGTTGNELNKSFGSANSGTDPTHLTPDDSQNSVAHHMNGNSSNLQVPELNNSENNGSSGPQPPILQVNGTEPEKPVEINTTADTNEASEINDEKDVASTGAASVAGGGDENAGTGEKGKKKKFGLFGKKKNKSKK from the coding sequence ATGTCGTCGTTACTTAGAGTTTTGGTCGTTGGTGACAATTCCAATACACTGCTATATGCCTCTCGTTTCCGACTGGCAAAGAGCGTTGAGCTTTATCACGTCAGTGAAAATAAATCTAACCATTTCGAAGTGGATACTTTGGCGTATGGACATGATTCATTTCAATTAGACAACCACTTCACATCGGTGGCTCATTTAGAGGAAGCAATGAAACAATCGGGTGAGACCGGAGTCATATTTGATCTGATCATATTAAGTGCTATGtcattacaagaaatgTCGTCACTGGCAATGCAATTGAATCCAATGATCAATATCAactcaaagatttttttgGAATCTAGCGGATTTGTTCAGTTGGAacaatttgtaaaaatgTCAATGGATTTACCACAGTTAAACATCTTTAGCATTGTAACGGATTATGATCTTCGTGAAGTGCGTCCAAACCAATACAAGCAATTTGCAGCGCCAGGGGCGCAAAATTGTATTTATTTGGGTGATTCAAGCTCAATCTCATCGAAAAAGCAAAGCAGCGTTGGTGCTAGTCCGGCAAAATATCCAAAAAGTGTGGGAACTCTTTTAGCTACTTTCCAGAAATTATTCGAAAAATTGTTTCCCCAAGATAAAATCGATCTCTGTAACGGGTCGCAGGCTGATTTCTTGTCAACTATGTGGACCATGGCCATTCCAAAAATATGTTTTGATCCATTGTTAATTCTATTAGAAGAGACTGATCCACAACAGCTAAATCATCAAGTTTTGGCGAAGCCATTGATTTCAGGTTTAGTCACTGAAGTTATTACAATCTTAAAGAGTATGGGTGGTAAATTGCCAACTCATTTAGAATCTGAAACTGAACTTTTAGCACATTGGCAATCCTCCTATGCTGGTACTGGTGAAATGCCAGCCGCTGTTTACCATTTTGTTAATCGTACTTCTCCATTGAACATCGACATGCTATTGTTACAGCCAATTTTGTTAGCCGATGATTATTACATCAAGACCCCTTATTTGGAATTCCTATACTCATTAATGTGTCAATATCAAAAGTTGAATGACGGTAGTTCTAAATGGTTTGTGAGAAGAGAAACTGATGAATTGCAAAATGGTGGTAGTAACAATATTGCAGTGTTAACAGATGAAAATGAGCACTTGCAATCCCAGCTGGTCGAAGTTCGTGAACAATTGGCAGAAAAAGATTCGCATTTGAGAAAAATGGAGGCAACTGCTCAACAATCTGGATCTCAAGTACAGGCTTTACAAAACCAAATTGCATCCTTGAGGGAAGTTATCGTAGGCCAATCCCAGAAACACGATGCATTGACTCAAGAATTGAGACAGGCTCAACAACAGGCTCAACAAGTTGCACCTCTACAACAGCTACGTGATGTCAATGGCTCCAATGAACAAGAAGGCTCCTTCACTAGTGCAGTGGGCGAACCACCTCGTGAAACTACTAACAATAACCCCTATTCTGAGAATTATGAGTCAAGCGGTACTCCAGATTTGAGAGATATTGAGAATTTTGCCCTACTTGGTGTAAGTTACGGTGATACCCCACAAAGAGATGCATCTAAGCaggaacaacagcagcagcagcaaccacaacagcGTGCTGCGCCAGTCCATCCAACTCAGCATACTCCACCTCCAACAGCTACAAATGTGAATGGGGTCAACGGTGTGCCTGCTCATTCAACGGCAACTGGCGGTACATCCGATTTAGACagatctttgaaagaacgTGAGTTGGAAATACGTAGaaaggaattagaattgcaagaaaaagaattgaattttcaaaagagagctgttcaacaacaacaacataGACAACATAAATATGCTGGTGTTGCTGCTCCCGTCGGTGGGCCTGTTGCTGGTGGTGGCCCACCTTCCCCCACGTTGGGATCAAGTAGAAAACCTTCTCACCCACAATTGCAACAAGCACCAGGATTGCGTTCCAATAGAACGATGCATGGAGCTACACCAGGTGGATTCGGACCTGGTGGTGGGTATGGTGATCCAATGACTGGAGTCAATGGTAAACCTCCTAGAGCCACTGCTGGTCCAAGTGGATACGGGTTACAAGCCGCTGCCCCATCACAACCTCAGGGACACTATCCACCTCATGCAATTAAACCAACTAGTAGAAAAAACAGACACAGTAATATGCCAACTATTGGCAATGCTTCCAGCGTTGGTTTCCGCGATTACAGCAGACCAACTGCTAGCGCTGGTGCTCCAGTGGTGTCATCACGTGTCAACTCTATGTCTACAGGTAATCTGCAAAGTGTGCCGGTGCCTAAGAGCGTTAGGCAATCAAGCGTTCCTGGTATGAATTTCCCGGGCAATGGATCAAATCCAAGACTAGCAACTAATGGTAGAGCTCCAGGTATTATTGGTCCTAGTAGtactggtgctggtaaTAATGGTGTACCAGGAACTACTGGTAATGAACTTAATAAATCATTTGGTAGTGCCAATTCAGGAACGGATCCAACACATTTAACTCCTGATGATTCCCAAAATTCTGTAGCTCACCATATGAACGGTAACAGTTCTAATTTACAAGTACCGGAATTAAACAATTCTGAGAATAATGGTTCGAGTGGACCACAACCACCAATTTTACAAGTCAATGGTACCGAACCAGAAAAACCAGTTGAAATTAATACAACAGCAGACACAAATGAAGCATCAgaaattaatgatgaaaaggacGTTGCATCCACAGGTGCTGCTAGCGtagctggtggtggtgatgaaaacGCTGGAACTGGTGAAAAgggtaagaagaagaaatttggattgtttggtaagaagaagaataagTCCAAGAaatga
- the EGD1 gene encoding Egd1p (similar to uniprot|Q02642 Saccharomyces cerevisiae YPL037C EGD1 Subunit beta1 of the nascent polypeptide-associated complex (NAC) involved in protein targeting associated with cytoplasmic ribosomes enhances DNA binding of the Gal4p activator homolog of human BTF3b) produces the protein MPIDQEKLAKLQKLSSNNKVGGTRRKMGKKTGSSASSNKDDTKLQAQLAKLHAVTVDNVAEANFFKDDGNVMHFNKVGVQVAPQHNTSVFYGLPQEKGLQELFPNIISQMGPEAIQALTQLSAQMQQAQQVQKPDADAAAGAEKKDEGIPELVEGQTFDADVE, from the coding sequence ATgccaattgatcaagaaaaaTTAGCTAAGTTGCAGAAGTTGTCTTCCAACAACAAGGTTGGTGGTACTAGAAGAAAGATGGGTAAAAAGACTGGCTcttctgcatcttcaaacaAGGATGATACCAAATTGCAAGCTCAATTGGCTAAATTGCATGCTGTCACCGTCGACAACGTTGCTGAAGCTAACTTCTTCAAGGATGACGGTAACGTTATGCACTTCAACAAGGTTGGTGTTCAAGTAGCTCCTCAACACAACACTTCTGTTTTCTACGGTCTTCCACAAGAGAAGGGTctacaagaattgttcCCTAACATTATCTCTCAAATGGGCCCTGAAGCTATCCAAGCTTTGACACAATTAAGTGCTCAAATGCAACAGGCTCAACAAGTCCAAAAGCCTGATGCCGATGCAGCTGCTGGTGCCGAGAAGAAAGACGAAGGTATTCCAGAACTAGTGGAAGGTCAAACTTTTGATGCTGATGTCGAATAA
- the PHO85 gene encoding cyclin-dependent serine/threonine-protein kinase PHO85 (highly similar to uniprot|P17157 Saccharomyces cerevisiae YPL031C PHO85 Cyclin-dependent kinase with ten cyclin partners involved in environmental stress response in phosphate-rich conditions Pho85p-Pho80p complex phosphorylates Pho4p which in turn represses PHO5), giving the protein MASFSQFKQLEKLGNGTYATVYKGLNKTTGVYVALKEVKLDSEEGTPSTAIREISLMKELKHDNVVRLYDVIHTENKLTLVFEYMDNDLKKYMDSRTVGNNPQGLELNLVKYFQWQLMEGAAFCHENKILHRDLKPQNLLINNKGQLKLGDFGLARAFGIPVNTFSSEVVTLWYRAPDVLMGSRTYSTSIDMWSCGCILAEMVTGKPLFPGTNDEEQLKLIFDIMGTPNESTWPGVSSLPKFNLNFPQKLPRDLRSILQVCSKEPLDDNLIDLLHGLLQLNPDMRLSAKQALHHPWFAEYYQHV; this is encoded by the exons ATGGCATCTTTTTCACA ATTTaaacaattggaaaaactGGGGAATGGTACTTATGCAACAGTTTACAAAGGGTTAAATAAGACAACAGGAGTGTATGTTGCCCTTAAAGAGGTTAAACTGGATTCCGAAGAGGGAACTCCATCAACAGCGATACGTGAGATTTCGTTAATGAAAGAGTTAAAGCATGATAACGTTGTTAGACTTTACGATGTAATTCATACCGAAAACAAATTGACGCTTGTCTTTGAGTATATGGATAATGATCTGAAGAAATACATGGATTCAAGAACTGTTGGTAACAACCCACAAGGTCTAGAACTAAACTTGGTCAAATATTTCCAATGGCAATTGATGGAAGGTGCAGCATTCTGCCACGAGAACAAGATACTTCATCGTGATTTGAAACCccaaaatttgttgatCAACAATAAGGGCCAGTTAAAATTAGGTGATTTTGGTCTTGCAAGAGCTTTCGGCATACCAGTTAATACTTTTTCTAGTGAAGTTGTAACGTTATGGTACAGAGCTCCTGATGTTCTAATGGGATCGAGGACTTATTCGACTTCTATCGATATGTGGTCATGCGGTTGTATATTAGCGGAAATGGTTACTGGTAAACCACTTTTCCCCGGTACAAATGACGAAGAACAGTTAAAACTGATCTTTGACATTATGGGTACACCAAATGAATCCACATGGCCAGGTGTTTCATCACTACCAAAATTCAATCTAAATTTCCCACAGAAGCTACCAAGGGATTTAAGATCAATTTTACAGGTTTGCTCAAAGGAACCATTAGATGACAATTTGATCGATCTCTTACACGGGTTATTACAGCTAAATCCTGATATGAGGTTAAGTGCGAAACAAGCTTTGCACCATCCTTGGTTTGCAGAGTACTACCAACATGTTTAA
- the IWR1 gene encoding Iwr1p (similar to uniprot|A2TBP4 Saccharomyces cerevisiae YDL115C IWR1 Protein of unknown function deletion causes hypersensitivity to the K1 killer toxin) — MSEAPEFIRVKRRRDEDSVQALLVDEGQKKRKKGRFIFKLARTVNSDSYENADEALTPLLKLAANDHRHFVLEREGKRRRDSDDVEQVPPVGKPAKVSHLEDHQKEADDLPPEINQMVSDILNLNKNDKGEQNRPRKPSKKHFGGSNREVVSLPSNDYIYDIYHLESLKDDDLNSYKYEDLGFVKIVNKFIDLVPDEDTDPEQCSDDEDSNEENYYQNDYPDDEDDDRSIPLGSEADEESLPEEITWKKQPQDDYAELFDKLGQSDNILDSLNTSNLVNLDADDDDDDEDWHEDLDDEEFENDNYDGRNGYKANEFFPTDKDDSLAAHRDKIFGRLEKLLNKG, encoded by the coding sequence ATGAGTGAAGCACCAGAGTTCATCAGGGTCAAGAGACGTAGAGATGAAGACTCAGTACAGGCTTTGCTGGTTGATGAGGGtcagaagaaaagaaagaagggtagattcatcttcaagTTAGCAAGAACGGTTAACTCAGATAGTTATGAGAATGCAGATGAAGCATTAACTCCACTTCTGAAACTGGCTGCCAATGATCATCGTCATTTTGTTTTAGAACGGGAGGGGAAAAGACGTAGGGATTCTGATGATGTGGAACAAGTACCACCAGTTGGCAAACCCGCAAAAGTTTCTCATCTGGAAGACCACCAAAAGGAAGCTGATGATTTGCCGCCAGAGATCAATCAGATGGTCTCTGACATTctgaatttgaataaaaatgaCAAAGGAGAGCAAAATAGACCACGTAAGCCCTCTAAGAAACATTTTGGCGGCAGTAATCGCGAAGTTGTTTCACTACCTAGTAACGATTACATTTACGATATTTACCACTTAGAAAGTCTgaaagatgatgatttgaacTCTTACAAATACGAGGATTTAGGGTTTGTTAAGATTGTTAATAAATTCATCGATTTAGTTCCCGACGAGGATACAGATCCCGAACAATGttctgatgatgaggattCAAACGAGGAGAACTACTATCAGAACGATTAtcctgatgatgaagacgatgacAGGTCAATTCCCCTAGGTAGTGAggctgatgaagaaagcTTACCTGAAGAAATTACTTGGAAGAAACAGCCACAAGATGATTACGCAGAACTTTTCGACAAACTGGGACAAAGCGATAACATCCTAGACTCTTTGAATACAAGTAATTTAGTTAATTTGGATGCggacgatgacgatgacgatgaagattgGCATGAAGATCTGGATGACGAAGAGTTTGAAAACGACAATTATGATGGCAGAAATGGATACAAAGCTAACGAATTTTTCCCTACCGATAAAGATGACTCATTAGCAGCCCATCGTGATAAAATATTTGGGAGACTAGAAAAGTTGTTGAACAAAGGCTAG
- a CDS encoding 60S ribosomal protein uL6 (highly similar to uniprot|P05738 Saccharomyces cerevisiae uniprot|P05738 Saccharomyces cerevisiae YGL147C RPL9A Protein component of the large (60S) ribosomal subunit, nearly identical to Rpl9Bp and has similarity to E. coli L6 and rat L9 ribosomal proteins and to YNL067W uniprot|P51401 Saccharomyces cerevisiae YNL067W RPL9B Protein component of the large (60S) ribosomal subunit, nearly identical to Rpl9Ap and has similarity to E. coli L6 and rat L9 ribosomal proteins) — MKFIQTEQFVQIPEGVSVYIKARTIKVVGPRGTLFKNLKHVDVSFSRVSAKLIKITVHNGDRKHVAALRTVKSLVDNLITGVTKGYRYKMRYVYAHFPINVNVVEKDGKKLVEIRNYLGDKQVRHVPVREGVKIEFSTTQKDELILEGNSIENVSQNAADIQQICRARNKDIRKFLDGIYVSDKGVIQDL, encoded by the coding sequence atgaagTTCATCCAAACCGagcaatttgttcaaattccAGAAGGTGTCAGTGTCTACATCAAGGCCAGAACCATCAAGGTCGTTGGTCCAAGAGGTACTCTTTTCAAGAACTTGAAGCACGTCGATGTTTCCTTCTCTAGAGTCAGTGCCAAGTTGATCAAGATCACCGTTCACAACGGTGACAGAAAGCACGTTGCTGCTTTGAGAACCGTTAAGTCTTTGGTCGACAACTTGATCACTGGTGTCACCAAGGGTTACCGTTACAAGATGAGATATGTGTACGCGCATTTTCCTATCAACGTCAACGTTGTTGAAAAGGACGGTAAGAAATTGGTCGAAATCAGAAACTACTTGGGTGACAAGCAAGTTAGACACGTCCCAGTTAGAGAAGGTGTTAAGATCGAATTCTCCACTACCCAAAAGgatgaattgatcttgGAAGGTAACTCCATCGAAAACGTCTCTCAAAACGCTGCTGACATTCAACAAATCTGTCGTGCCAGAAACAAGGATATCAGAAAGTTCTTGGATGGTATCTACGTCTCTGACAAGGGTGTCATTCAGGACTTGTAA
- the TRM44 gene encoding tRNA (uracil) methyltransferase (similar to uniprot|Q2XN15 Saccharomyces cerevisiae YPL030W Hypothetical ORF) produces MSMNRAQFKFNLDSKSILGEQWHSMYSTRETVKFDKAHFETAMMNVIREPNINSSAILRADILQEVLCDSNGNKRTLKKCQDKELEISDPEAKKLGVDDFDVRFPPINPELDLYCSTEIVRRIIPRNPYKDAIMNQTCLILNGLKDESTSLVIYIPHTQEGDECPFYIPHVKAVAIFLHDKTLSVHYISFKNNTEQLRNESERVVRTAWRLLETAHKHSMGVMQGYQKRVRHDLVVNKVDFQDRYIALKKKYSTHLVDNWQESTDPRKHVFEDIAIAAFLIALWTKMHGPNFREKMQFRDLGCGNGILCYILLSEGIKGLGIDARHRKSWSSFPPEIQACLKEQIIIPSILVRPHPEVKKRLPHLEHNGGIFPVKVAHEVIAPATVVYTSEDLLSSPKVNVTEFPENTFIIGNHSDELTCWIPLLGFPFMVIPCCSHNFSGQRVRFNVRKSVKSSNSTVGNSTYAGLVDHVTCIANRVGWKVDQEMLRIPSTRNAAVIGCENDQLKNFPTQEVYDVIMEDGGPNGWIQNSMALMKRNPRNH; encoded by the coding sequence ATGTCCATGAATCGAGCTCAgtttaaattcaatttagATTCGAAGAGTATACTTGGAGAACAATGGCACTCCATGTATTCCACTCGAGAAACtgtaaaatttgataagGCCCATTTTGAAACTGCTATGATGAATGTTATAAGGGAACCTAATATCAATTCATCTGCAATTCTAAGAGCAGatattttacaagaagtgTTATGTGATTCTAACGGTAATAAACGTACTCTTAAGAAATGTCAAGacaaagaattggaaatttcaGATCCAGAGGCTAAAAAATTAGGAGTTGACGACTTCGACGTTAGATTTCCGCCAATTAATCCAGAACTAGACCTCTACTGCTCCACAGAAATCGTTAGAAGAATTATACCGAGAAACCCCTACAAAGATGCTATAATGAATCAAACCTGTCTAATATTAAACGGTTTAAAGGATGAATCCACTTCTTTGGTCATCTATATCCCACATACTCAAGAAGGAGATGAATGCCCATTTTACATCCCGCATGTGAAAGCCGTGGCTATCTTTTTACATGATAAAACGCTTTCAGTGCATTACATTTCGTTTAAAAATAATACTGAACAACTTCGAAATGAATCAGAAAGGGTGGTGAGGACAGCATGGAGGCTGCTAGAAACTGCACACAAACATTCTATGGGGGTTATGCAAGGTTACCAGAAAAGAGTTAGACACGATTTGGTGGTTAATAAAGTGGATTTCCAAGATAGATACATtgcattgaagaaaaaatactCTACGCACTTGGTGGATAATTGGCAAGAATCGACAGATCCAAGGAAGCACgtttttgaagatattgCAATTGCAGCGTTTTTAATTGCACTATGGACCAAGATGCACGGCCCCAATTTTAGAGAGAAGATGCAGTTTAGGGATTTGGGGTGTGGTAATGGTATACTGTGCTACATTTTATTGAGTGAAGGGATTAAAGGTCTAGGTATTGACGCACGTCATAGAAAATCTTGGTCTAGTTTCCCTCCAGAGATTCAAGCGTGTCTTAAGGAACAAATAATTATTCCATCAATTCTAGTGCGACCTCATCCAGAAGTTAAAAAAAGACTACCTCATTTAGAACATAACGGTGGAATTTTCCCCGTTAAAGTTGCTCATGAAGTCATTGCACCGGCAACTGTAGTCTACACCAGTGAGGATCTTTTAAGTTCCCCTAAAGTTAACGTTACTGAATTTCCTGAGAACACATTTATCATTGGTAACCATTCAGATGAATTAACGTGTTGGATACCACTGTTAGGGTTCCCCTTCATGGTTATACCATGCTGTTCTCATAATTTCTCTGGTCAAAGAGTTCGTTTTAATGTAAGGAAATCGGttaaatcttcaaacaGTACAGTGGGCAATAGTACTTATGCTGGATTAGTAGATCATGTCACTTGCATTGCTAACCGTGTTGGTTGGAAAGTGGACCAGGAAATGTTAAGAATCCCTAGTACAAGAAATGCTGCAGTCATTGGTTGTGAGAACGAccaattaaagaatttcCCAACACAAGAAGTTTACGATGTAATAATGGAAGATGGTGGTCCTAATGGGTGGATTCAAAATTCTATGGCACTCATGAAGAGAAATCCAAGAAACCATTGA